The sequence TTCCTGAaattatatcataaaatttcaacataaataaaataatacataacTTGCTCATAAATTTTGGAAGACAAAATAAGAGATTTTTATACGAATTATAAAATATGATGTTGATTACCGAAAATATATAATACTTACCTTAcaatctatcgaaaatttcatcgTAAACCACATTAGTCGTTGTGTTGTTTGTTTGCCCATTCTCGTCACATATCAAAATTTTGAGACCTTTTTTGCTAGTGACTCGTGAGATAGCAACATACAACTGGCCATGAGTGAATACAGGTTTTGGCAAGTATAGACCTACGTTTGATAGTGACTGACCTTGACTTTTATTTATcgtcatagcaaaacaaacattCAACGGGAATTGTCTCCTTTGAAATCTTATGGGAAACTTAGTCAAATCTGATGGACTCATTATCATTCTGGCAATAGCAAACTTTTTGCCTGCATTATttcctgaaatgagttttgCTTCAATCACGCTGTTCCCGAGCTTTGTTACTATCATCCTTGTGCCATTACAAAGCTCATTTGATGGATCGATATTTCTGAGAAGCATGATGATGCACCCCTCCTTCAGTTTGATTTCATGACTTGGCAATCCCGAACATTTGATGGTGTTAAGATATTCAACTGAAAATACTTCATCGTCCATATCAACTTGTCCATCATCTTTGCATACTGAATCCGAACTAAGGTATATTCTTTCTTCAGAAGACATCAGAGACATGGTAAAATCATTTATTGAATCCACCATTTCGTTAGTGGGTGCCAATATAGCTCTATCTTTGAAAGACTCTGGAGTAGACGATGTATGCAATAGATCAGGATAAGTATTTTGTACTATGGATGCAATAGGATTTTCAACATTTTGTATAAGAATATCATCAGATATTCTCACATCAGCTTCTCCATCACCAAGAATGGTTCCAGCAGAACCATCACCAACGTCAAGTATCCACTTTGCAAATTCCTTAGTATCTTCAGAAGTGGATGCAGACGTTCCACGCTGACACGAAATGATTTATTTGAATAACATTACATTtgttaaataacaaaatttagtATGAGTAAGATAGTAATAAAATTGTACGTTATGATTAAGTACCTGTAATCTCATGTTATTAGTTAACTTGAGAACTACACAAGAATTCCATAGTTGAGAAGAGCATATCGAGGCATGCACAATATCATGTCTGCTTCCATTAGGGACAACTGGCAACACCTGTCTAAAGTCTCCTCCTAAAACTACAACTAAACCTCCAAATGGTTTTGTAGAACAACTTTCTATATGCGATCTCATAACATCCCTTAGACTTCTATCCAATGCTTCGAAGCAGTATCTGTGCGTCATTGGTGCTTCATCCCAAATGATAAGCTTTGTCTTCTTGAGAAGTCCGGTGAGATCGGTATCAGGTCTAATCTTGTTGCATGTTGAGTTCTCATCGCAATCTAATGGTATACCAAATCTAGAGTGTGCAGTCCTATTCTTGAAACATACACGCTTTGCCATAATGATTTGTAGGTGCcttgcattaatttatatattcttGTTATCATACAAGATATGATCGCATATCAGGAACCAAATTAAATATACAAgcgctatttggacaaaatttatttgaatacaaaaaaaaattcttaaaattaatttatttaaattttttgatttaaAGTTAAAAAGGacttagttagttttattgttttttccatattatagtatttttttaaaaaaatcaacaatatttttattttttattatttttttgtaatttttgtactttaaaaataataaaaaattaaaaaaaatattaaaaaattacagctataaagaaaataataaaactagctaaattcatttttatgttgaatcaaaatttttaaataaatttattttataaagtatttaattaaattttattcaaataaattttattcaaatagcattattattaattataaatgtgGGACATAACCACGTTTCAGTGGAAGGTAGAAAACATTTTGATAAATGGATTTGGTTTGTCACCGAGTACTGCACAAGTTTTAAGACTGATTTACACCCGAGGGTTTCTTGTTCTCTAATTGGTTTATAGTTGATCAAtcggtaattaattttttttttcagccttttttttatttctttttttttcatttatcatctaataagttggtcaaagataataatacaaaaatattgaaattaaatatatattgaaatacaagtgaaaatttaaacattgatttttactaatttaagattattactaagaattcaagattcttagtaagaaacttataattataacttaagggCATGCttggttttcagtaaaggattatgtaggataatttgtaaccagaatatttagcgtggataatgatatattattaatattgagttggtgtttgctatcatgactaaatacagaatatcttACTTTAAATTAATCCTaggggggaggtggtattattagtgtaggttattcccacaaaataaTACAGAGAGGTGGGATAAAGTTGGAGTTGATCGTATTAATATAacataataccaaacactacACAAATCTGTATTAACTTAACTATCCTGGATATAAAccaatatctttttttttttttttaaattttattaaaaagagaaagagaaaaaagaaccaagaacccttgagtgcacaaacaacaaactaagggccgagcctcattaaaacccttttaagGCAAACCTGTTCGGAAAatccttaaaagggaaaaagagtactcgtctaaaaaggAGCTGTGTGGGAACGGAAGTGAGACAACTTCAgagattccggccgaaccatcacccctaagcagcTCGGTTCCCGAACACATCAAAGCAAACCAACAAAAGAGAACAAgcaaaaaagaagcaaaaacaCGACCAACCAAAAAGAAACCAAACTGAAAACCAGAAACAGCACGACAGCATCCACAACTAGCGGAGGTAAAAGGAAAATCAGCAAACCAAGAAAAACCATGCAAACGGAAGAAGTAGATAACACTCCAAGAGGTGGCACATCGACGACGAAAACTGCCGCCCCTCAAGCAAGCTCGACGTGAAACGGTTGAAACACGCCGATCACGGAGATCCAAGAGGTCCGACCAGTCGGCTCCCAGTGTCGAGCTCACCCGAGCACTGAAACCCCGACCCTAACACCAGAACTCCCCCACTCTCCTGCAAAACCATCCCAACACCAGCAGACACCCGAAACCCCAACGAAGCAACCGCACCTGTCGCAAAAAACATCCAACCTATTCGAAACAAACACTAACACCTTAAAGCACCATTCTAACAAAGCTATGGGTAGAAAAATCACGAGCCACCGCATGTTTAATATTGTCAATCGCATAAGGCCACCAACCCTCTTGTCTATCATCATTGGCCATTATGTCCGCGGGGTGATTTCCTTCCCGAAAGATGTGAgtaacaatcaaagaaaaaccatGAAGACGACGCAGAACCTGCTTCCAGGAAGCTAAGAAACGCCAGGGAACATCTGTGGAGCGATTCTCCAACAACCGCACCACATACATCGAATCGGActcaacccaaagatgaagccaGCCACGATCATGAGCAATATTAATAGCAGTAATAACCGCGAGAAGttcagcttcaaaagcaaacccACTACCGCCCTTGATGTGAAAACAGCCACGGACAGAAGCAAAATTATCTCTAAAAACTCCTCCCGCGGCAATACGACCAGGAGCCCCTTTAGCAGAGCCGTCGGTGTTGACCTTAATCCAATGAGtcaccggaggccaccaataaacCTCCACCATGCGAGGGGGAGGAGCAGCTCGACTGCTAATTCCAAGACTTCTAACAATCACGTAGTCAGTCCAAGTATTCTTGATGGTACCAAGCCTTGAGAAATTAGAATCcatctctttaaaataagctttaaCAAAAGCAAGAATCGACCTAGCCTCAAAACGGAGATCATCGAAAACAAACGCATTCCTACAGTCCCATATCTTCCACAGGATCGAAATAATGCCTGCTTTCCAAAAAGCCAAAATTTGGGGGCTGAAGCAAGCATTCCAAGCTAGCACTAAAAAAGTGTGAATATCCAAGCAACTTAACAGTTCCGTTTTATGAAACCAGACCAGAAACGTTTCCCAAACGTAATTAATCCGAGGACAGCTCCACATGATATGTTCAATGGTTTCAGCATCCATATAGCAAAAGGGGCAACCATTAGGAGTTACCATACCTTGTCTAACAAGAGTATCCAAGGTTGGAAGACGCCCATGAAGAATCCTCCAGCATAAAATCGAACGACGAATCGGTATGTACGGTTCCCAAATCCATGTCCCCCATTTCACCATAGTGTAACGATGACAATTCTTGGAGAAGGCTGAAGCCGCCGAGACGTCCCCCTTGAGCGAATGCTTCCAAAATCTGGAATCTTTTTCCTCGCTCATAGGAATCAATAAAATATCAGCCACCACCTCAGGAAAATAGTTCACAAACGAAGCCGAGAAATGCCACAGACCATCATAGTAGTAATCTTTCACAGAGAAATGGAGATAATCATGCATGTAGTGAGGAATTTTGAGTTTATCCACCAAAATATAACCCAACCAATCATCCTTCCAAAAATATGAATTAGCACCATTGTTTATGCAAGAGTAAGAATCAACCACCAAGGGATTAATCTCCTGTTTCACGCCGAGCCAAACGGTCGAATTAGCAATATTTTGCTTAGCATAGCTGAAGGTCGTGAGATATCTGGACCTCAAAATCCGATGAGCCCAATCatcaccttttatcatcttccaTGCCAGCTTCATCAAAAAAGATTTATTCATTAATGTAAAAGAACGAATGCCAAGACCACCTTCCTCTTTAGGAGCGCACACCCGTCTCCAACTAACTGAACAACGAGGTTGCTGATCAATGCTGCCCGTCCAAATGAAATTACGACATTTACGGTCAAGCGAATGCAATAACGATTTAGGCCATTTATAAACCATCATCGAATGCACAATCGAACTCTGAATCACAGACCTCACCAAACATAAACGGCCTGCGATAGACAGTTGAAGACCTTTCCACCTTGCAAATTTTTGGACAATTTTATCAAAGATCGGCATGAGATACGAGGCCTTCGGACGACCAACAAATATAGGAACTCCCAGATACGTCATCGGAAGATTCCCCACAGAGAAACCCATGACACGCTGAATAGCCCTTCTCCTATCCGTAGTCACGCCCCTAGCAAAGTAGAGATTCGATTTCTCCTGACTGCAAACCTGACCAGAAATTGAACCATAATAATTAAGAATATCCTTGATCTTGCGAGCATTACGAACCGTAGCAGTGGTAAAAAGGATAATATCATCAGCATAAAATAAGTGTGTTGGAAAATTAGTTGACCGGCTGAAACCCATCGGACTAAGGTGTCTCGATTCCACACAACTGCTGATAAGGTGACTCAGGACGTCTTCCGCAATCCCAAATAAAATCGGCGACAACGGATCACCCTGCCTAACCCCACGAGAACAAGAAAAGTACCCCGAAAGCTGACCATTGTAAAGAATGGAGACCCGGGCAGAGCTAAAAATGATCCAAATCCAATTGATGAACTTCTCATGATATCCATTCGCTCTCAAAACTTGCATAATGAACTCCCAGCGAATGGTGTCAAAAGCCTTACGAATGTCAATTTTGCAAGCCATATTTGAACCCCGATTCGTACGTTGCATCGAGTTGAATCCCTCAGAGCTGAGCATAATGCAATCATGGATGTTGCGACCACTAATGAAACCAAATTGGTTATTAGAGATATGAGTGGACGCAATCCTGCTAAGCCTTGACGCCAAGATTTTGGAgatgattttaaagaagaagtTCGACAGAACGATGGGCCTCAAATCAGCAACAGTTGAAACCTCCTTCTTCTTTGGAATAAGAATCATTGTACTGGAATTGCAACCAGTAGGTAAATAAGAAGACCGAAAAAAAGTTTGAACAGCACTTACAACATCCGTCTTAATAATTTCCCAGCAAGTCTGAAAGAAGGAaccagagaaaccatcaggcCCAGGGGCACTATTAGCGTCCATGCCAAAGACCTCCGCCGCAATCTCACTCTCCTCAGGAATACTGACCAAAAAATTATTCTGAGCATCCGAAACCGCCACATCAATAAGCGCCTCAATCTCCAGAGGGTCAGCGCTCGGGCTTCCATCATCCATGAAAAGAGCCGAGAAGTGCCCGATGATATGCTGCTCAATAATACTCGGATCATAGACATCCACACCATCAATATTCAAGCGAGTAATCAAAGTATTCCTCCTTTTGAATTTTATCATTCTGTGAAAGAAAGTCGTATTTCTATCCCCATCTTGCAACCACGAGGCACGGCTTTTCTGTTggagaaaattattttttctagaaaGCGCAACATTAAGCTCAGCTTGCAAACGAATCTCCGGATATAAACcaatatcaaacaggccctaagagtgttaatttgattagtgattcactcatcaatcatcactaatctaaggggggtgtattcgttgtggatttccacagactttaaaaagtccatggaatttaaattccatggaattcacatagattccagacgactttcaaagaattcgtggtt comes from Salvia miltiorrhiza cultivar Shanhuang (shh) chromosome 3, IMPLAD_Smil_shh, whole genome shotgun sequence and encodes:
- the LOC131018741 gene encoding ATP-dependent DNA helicase pfh1-like; its protein translation is MAKRVCFKNRTAHSRFGIPLDCDENSTCNKIRPDTDLTGLLKKTKLIIWDEAPMTHRYCFEALDRSLRDVMRSHIESCSTKPFGGLVVVLGGDFRQVLPVVPNGSRHDIVHASICSSQLWNSCVVLKLTNNMRLQRGTSASTSEDTKEFAKWILDVGDGSAGTILGDGEADVRISDDILIQNVENPIASIVQNTYPDLLHTSSTPESFKDRAILAPTNEMVDSINDFTMSLMSSEERIYLSSDSVCKDDGQVDMDDEVFSVEYLNTIKCSGLPSHEIKLKEGCIIMLLRNIDPSNELCNGTRMIVTKLGNSVIEAKLISGNNAGKKFAIARMIMSPSDLTKFPIRFQRRQFPLNVCFAMTINKSQGQSLSNVGLYLPKPVFTHGQLYVAISRVTSKKGLKILICDENGQTNNTTTNVVYDEIFDRL